Sequence from the Pseudomonadota bacterium genome:
AGCGAATCGCGCACGCGCACGATCACCGATCGCGAAGACAAGGACTCATGGCTGAGCGCCGCACTACGCTCGATCGTCGTTGCTATGTGGGCGCGCAAGTGCTCGGTCAAACGGCGCGAGAAGACCTCCACACCGATCTCGAAGTTCAAGCGCAAGCTGCGCGGATCCAGGTTGGCAGAGCCGATCAAACTGTAGCCATCGTCGATGCAGAGCAGCTTGCTGTGGGCGAAGGGAGCCGGCTGGTAGTAGATCTTCACCCCCCAGGCCGTGAGCTCTGCGAGCACGTTGCGATTGGCCCAGTGCACGACGGGGAGGTTGTTGAGCGCGGGCAACACCACCTGCACGCTCACCCCTCGCAGGGCCGCCGCCTGCAACGCGGCCACCATCTGCCTGTTCGGCAGGAAGTAGGGCGTCATGATCTGAATCGACGACTGGGCGGCGCCGATCGCCGCGAGGATCAGCAAGGCCAGCGAGTCGATGCTCTCGTCCGGCCCGTCCGCCACCACCCGACACTCGCACTGCCCAGGCGACTCAGCTAGCCGCGCCGGCATGGCGGGCGCTTCGCGGCCCGTGGAGAACTGCCAATCGCGGGCGAACAGCGCTCGGATCTCCCGCGTCACGGGGCCCCTCAAGCGGAAGTGCACATCGGTGATCTCCCGTGAACGCAGCGCGGTCTCACAGTTGTCCTCAGCGATGTTGATGCCGCCCACGAACGCCACGTCGTGGTCGCAGGTGAGGAGCTTGCGATGGTTGCGGCAGTTGAGGGAGAACCCCGGGAAGCGCAAGCCCGGCGGCAGGAAGCTCTCCACCTCCACCCCCGCCTCGCGCAACAAGGCGCGGGGGCGACCGCGGGAGTAGAACTCGCCGACGCCATCAAGTAGCACCAGCACGCGCACACCGCGCGCCTTGGCCTCGACGAGGGCATCGATAAAACGCTTACCCGTGGCATCCGCGCGCATGATGTAGGTCGCGAAGCAGATCTGCTCCTGCGCGGCGTCGATCGCCGCCAGCATGGCGGGGTAGGCGTCATCACCGTTGTGCAGCACATCGAGAGCATTGCCTCCGACGAGGCCCTGGCCCGTGATCCGCTCCCCTACGCCGACCAATCCCGACTCCCCCACCTCCTCATCGCGCAGGGCCAGGGTGCGGGCGGACTCGTGGGCCACGTGGAACACCCCGCGACCGCGCGACCGGGCGCCGACGCGCACGCGGTTGATACCCAGGAAGTAGTAGGCGATGGGGCCCGCGTAGGGCACCAGCAGGCACACCATCAACCAGCTGGACGCGGCGCGC
This genomic interval carries:
- the cls gene encoding cardiolipin synthase, with product MSALSVVPLALLHVLPAALASYHILLYKRDVRAASSWLMVCLLVPYAGPIAYYFLGINRVRVGARSRGRGVFHVAHESARTLALRDEEVGESGLVGVGERITGQGLVGGNALDVLHNGDDAYPAMLAAIDAAQEQICFATYIMRADATGKRFIDALVEAKARGVRVLVLLDGVGEFYSRGRPRALLREAGVEVESFLPPGLRFPGFSLNCRNHRKLLTCDHDVAFVGGINIAEDNCETALRSREITDVHFRLRGPVTREIRALFARDWQFSTGREAPAMPARLAESPGQCECRVVADGPDESIDSLALLILAAIGAAQSSIQIMTPYFLPNRQMVAALQAAALRGVSVQVVLPALNNLPVVHWANRNVLAELTAWGVKIYYQPAPFAHSKLLCIDDGYSLIGSANLDPRSLRLNFEIGVEVFSRRLTEHLRAHIATTIERSAALSHESLSSRSVIVRVRDSLAALLSPYL